GGTGTCGAGATTGAATCCTTTGCTCTCAACGCACCCGTCTGCTTTCATACGATACTCCAACTTTATGAAGACACTTTTATCCCTATAAAACGGGTCATCCACACGCGAAGTCGTGCCCCACCTATATTCTCTACTGAACTCGTAAATTATGCCTTTTAAAGGCAGATTTTGTTTTTCCTTTATATCCTTGGTTGTACAAGGATCGCGAGGGTACCTATGACGCGCCCCGCGCTTTGTACACCGTTGCTTTGCAACGTATCGTAGCGTTTCTGTAGTATCAGCACTACCCCTGAATGTCATTGGGTAGTGATGAATCTGTATATTCGCAGGAGTGTAACATACAGGAGAAAAGTATGAGAACAGATAGAATCGAATCGTCGCCTAAGCTGGCATCAAAGCGGCGTGTCTTAATGCATATATTGGTCTGTAAGGGGTGTTGTTGTGGCGTGACAGAGAAACGGAAACCGGCTGTACCGGCTGAGTGGCTCATACAGGAGTGGCGGAACAGACGACTGGCCCCTTCAATAACATTGACAATCAGCGAAGGCTGCCTTGGGCCATGCGATCTCGCAAATGTCATCTGTATCACATCACCGGACGGTGTCGTGTGGTTAGGACAGATAGAACTCCATCTACACTATGAGCGACTCGTGGATTGGGCGGAAGCCGTGGCGCAAACAGATGCACTACTTCCGTTGCCTTCAGCTTTTGATAGTCACCGTTTTGATCGGTTTCGATCTTCCTAAACCTCTTCGACAGAATAGAGACCGCGGACTTGAGAAAAATCTGGTCGGAATTGTGTGCGATGACCGATTCGTGGCGAAATTTCAGGTATAAAAACAGCATCATATGCGAGGAAAGGAGACCATACAACAGTGCTGAATTTTTTGAATTCGCAAAAAGAGAGTGACCCACGGCAACTCGGTCAAGTCAAATCGTGGGTTTCCCAAGCCTTTGACCTATCAGAAGACGTCGCCGTGATGATTACTCAGTTACAATGCACCGAAGAAGGCTGCCCGCCTATTGAAACGGTCATTGCGATCATGGAAACGCCGGGAAAGCCCCGGCAATACAAGATTCATAAACCGCTGGCGGAGGTGAAGCAGACGGACATCGTTAGCTTGACCACTGGCTAAATTCAACAAGGAGAGAAAGATGAACACAGCCATGCTAAACAATCAAGTCCCCGTCACTGTATTGACGGGCTTTTTGGGGTCTGGTAAAACCACGCTTCTCAACCGTATTCTCACCGAAAACCATGGTAAACGTATCGCCGTCATCGAAAACGAGTTTGGCGAGATCGGCGTCGATAATGATTTGGTCATCGGCGCGGAAGAAGAGATTTTCGAGATGAACAATGGGTGCATCTGCTGCACCGTGCGCGGTGATCTCATCCGTATTTTGGGGAATCTGATGAAGCGTCGCGATAAGTTTGACTACATCATGGTCGAAACCACTGGGCTTGCGGACCCCGGGCCAGTTGCTCAGACGTTCTTCATGGATACCGAAATGAAGGAGAAACTGCAACTGGATTCCGTCACGACATTGGTTGATGCCAAACACATCTGGCAGCACATCGATGACAGCGACGAGGCGCGTGAACAGATTGCCTTTGCAGATGTCATTTTGTTGAACAAGATTGACCTTGTGACCGAGGGAGAGTTAGATCAACTGGAAGCCAGAATTCGCAGCATGAACAGTGCGGCGAAGGTTTATCGAACGAAAGACGCCGTGGTTGAAATGGACAAGATTCTCAATGTCGGCGGATTCGATCTGGACCGGGCGATGGAGGTTGACCCACAGTTTATGGAACCGGAGTATCCCTTTGAATGGGGTGGTGTTTATAACCTTTCGGTAGGCACGCATGAACTGGTTCTTCAAGAAGGTCCTGACCCGACGATGAAAGTCGCGTTGGTGCCCGTAAGTGCGTCAACCGATGCCGCTTTGAGTGCTGCTGTTGAACCAGTCGTTATGGTTTTCTCCGATGATGAGCATGAACTTTCGGTGGGTGGCACGCTTCAACCGAGCGGACAGCTCATTGCGTTGAATCTCACAGCGGACGAATTACGCTTTGACGTGCAGATCGGCCGCTCTGGTGCTTACGCGCTGTTTACCGAGCATCACCCCGACGAATTTCAGGCACAACTCTTTGGCAGCGGTGCCCTTGTTAAGCCAGTTGTTGAACGCGAATTTAAACCAGACCACGAACATGATGACGAAGTCACATCGGTCGGCATCACAACCCCCGGCGACCTTGACCCCAATCGGTTGGACGCTTGGATTAGTGGGCTGCTTATGACAAAAGGTGTTGACATCTTCCGCATGAAAGGTATTCTGAGCATCAAGGGGCAGTCAAACCGATTCGTCTTCCAAGGTGTTCATATGCTCTTCGATGGTCGTCCCGACCGCCCGTGGGGCATTGAACCGCGCTACAATAGCCTCATCTTCATCGGACGCAACCTTGACCGGACCGAATTGACTGAGGGGTTTGAAGCATGTCTCGCTTGAACGACCTGAGGAACCGCTTTGTCCAGCCCTCTCAACTGCGCGAAAATTGGACCGCAACCCTCAGCGACCACGTCATTGATCTGGCGTGGTCCCCTGATGGGAAATACATCGCTGCCGCGTCGGTTCTCGGTCCGGTGACAATTTTTGAAGGTCGGCGTCAATCGGTTATCCATGCCTTTGAAGGGCATGAATTCGGCACAATGTCAATCGCGTGGCGTCCAGACAGCAAGGTGCTTGCAAGCGCAGGACAAGATGGGAAAATTCGGTTGTGGGATATGACAAGTGGCAAAGCGACCCATTCGCTTGACGGGGGCGCAGCATGGGTTGAGCATCTGGCTTGGAGTGGCGGCAAAAAATCGATACTCGTCTCTGCCGCGGGTCGTAAGTTGAAGCTCTGGAACGCTGACGGCGATCTTGTTCGCGAATATCCCGAGCATCAAAGCACGATTTCTGGTGTCCAATGGAAACCGCGTGTAAGACAATTTGCCTCGAGTGCCTACGGCGGCATCACCCTGTGGGACCCGCAACAGGCGGAAGCCGTCCGCCGATTGGAATGGAGAGGCTCATCACTGGTGATTGAGTGGAGTCCTGACGGCAAATACGTCGCCACTGGAGATCAAGATTCGACCGTACATTTCTGGATTATAGCTACCGGTGACGACTTACAAATGTCTGGCTATCAGACGAAAGTGCGAGAACTCTCGTGGGATGCCACGAGTCGATACTTGGCTACAGGAGGCAGTCAGGAAGTTACGGTGTGGGATTGTTCCGGTCGTGGACCGGCGGGTACCAGACCCATTTCGCTTTCCGGGCATCAGGATTTTCTCAGTGTTGTGCGTTTTCAACATCGCGGAAAATTGCTGGCCTCAGGCGGTGCCGATGGTCTGGTCTACGTCTGGCAATTGCGCGGCAGCTTCGGTTCTCAGGCGGTTCATAGAGCCGTTCTGACAGCAGGGGTCACAAGCCTCGTTTGGGCACCGAATGACCGGTATATTGCTGTTGGTGACGAGTCGGGTGGGGTGAGCGTTTTTTCCATAAGTTAAAGTTCAACATTCAAACGGAGTCAATTGCCCGGGTTCTTGCTGCTGTAGCCTAATGCAATAGGGCAGTTCTGTATCCCCCGCCTAAAGGCAGGAGGTTTTAGAACCGAAACGTATGATAAAAAGAGGTTGAGATTCCGGTCTGGCGATAACGAATGGTATGACTATAGGTAATGCGAAAGTGGATTAACGCGTAGTTTGCATGCTCATATAGGTGTCCGCGCTCTCAAGGTCTTCAGGTGTGTTGATGTTGAAAAAGGACATGCCCTCCGGATCGAACGCCTGCCAGACTTCAGGCGAAACGCGCTTAATGTGTGCGCGTTCCTGTAAAGCATGGACACGCAACTCGGAGTCCCGTAACATTGACTTGATGATAGGTAGGCATCTTTTAGAATAGGCAGCACACAACGTTTGGAGGGTTATCTGCACATCATTGTGGGAGGCATGAATTTCTCTATGGGTATAAGGCATCACCGCATCATATTCACCTAAAACGGAAACGAGATAGGTGAGTAATTTCGGTTCCACAAACGGACTATCACATGCGACACAGAGAACGGTGTTGTGCGAAGCACGCTTCAAACC
This genomic interval from Candidatus Poribacteria bacterium contains the following:
- a CDS encoding (2Fe-2S) ferredoxin domain-containing protein produces the protein MRTDRIESSPKLASKRRVLMHILVCKGCCCGVTEKRKPAVPAEWLIQEWRNRRLAPSITLTISEGCLGPCDLANVICITSPDGVVWLGQIELHLHYERLVDWAEAVAQTDALLPLPSAFDSHRFDRFRSS
- a CDS encoding GTP-binding protein encodes the protein MLNNQVPVTVLTGFLGSGKTTLLNRILTENHGKRIAVIENEFGEIGVDNDLVIGAEEEIFEMNNGCICCTVRGDLIRILGNLMKRRDKFDYIMVETTGLADPGPVAQTFFMDTEMKEKLQLDSVTTLVDAKHIWQHIDDSDEAREQIAFADVILLNKIDLVTEGELDQLEARIRSMNSAAKVYRTKDAVVEMDKILNVGGFDLDRAMEVDPQFMEPEYPFEWGGVYNLSVGTHELVLQEGPDPTMKVALVPVSASTDAALSAAVEPVVMVFSDDEHELSVGGTLQPSGQLIALNLTADELRFDVQIGRSGAYALFTEHHPDEFQAQLFGSGALVKPVVEREFKPDHEHDDEVTSVGITTPGDLDPNRLDAWISGLLMTKGVDIFRMKGILSIKGQSNRFVFQGVHMLFDGRPDRPWGIEPRYNSLIFIGRNLDRTELTEGFEACLA
- a CDS encoding molybdenum cofactor guanylyltransferase; protein product: MSLDASKKLIPVTGVILAGGKSRRMGENKALMRLGDNSLIGHVIHRMCLVTNELLLITNSPAEYAHLDVPMHGDILLGTGALGGIYTGLKRASHNTVLCVACDSPFVEPKLLTYLVSVLGEYDAVMPYTHREIHASHNDVQITLQTLCAAYSKRCLPIIKSMLRDSELRVHALQERAHIKRVSPEVWQAFDPEGMSFFNINTPEDLESADTYMSMQTTR
- a CDS encoding WD40 repeat domain-containing protein, whose product is MSRLNDLRNRFVQPSQLRENWTATLSDHVIDLAWSPDGKYIAAASVLGPVTIFEGRRQSVIHAFEGHEFGTMSIAWRPDSKVLASAGQDGKIRLWDMTSGKATHSLDGGAAWVEHLAWSGGKKSILVSAAGRKLKLWNADGDLVREYPEHQSTISGVQWKPRVRQFASSAYGGITLWDPQQAEAVRRLEWRGSSLVIEWSPDGKYVATGDQDSTVHFWIIATGDDLQMSGYQTKVRELSWDATSRYLATGGSQEVTVWDCSGRGPAGTRPISLSGHQDFLSVVRFQHRGKLLASGGADGLVYVWQLRGSFGSQAVHRAVLTAGVTSLVWAPNDRYIAVGDESGGVSVFSIS